The genome window AATGTTTATTATTTTTTACTGTAGTTGATTTACATGCCAAATTTATCCACGCTGGTTTCGCTCAAACAAGGCGCAGAGTAGACAGCTGGATTCCTTCGCTGCCCCCGAGAGGATAAAAGATAATTAGCATCGAAATTTTAATCTAACTGTTCAACAGACATCTGTAAACAGGCAAACGCTCGATAAAACTAAGGATTTATTAGTAACCAATTATAAAATGAGGTGATATGTTGAAATTTAGCACAATAAGTAGGCAAAAAAAGCATTTTACAGAGCAAATAATAACTAAAATAGCTAAACGACGATAATGTCACTTTAGCTACTTTAGGTGATTTTTTCTATCTAAGTTCGAGAAATGGGCAAAGAGCCATTTTCTTTTGCTGATTTTATCCAAAGTCTAGAGCCATTTAGAGCGATACCTAATAAAATTATATATTCTAAAGACATCGCATAAACACCTTGAATAAAGAAAATAACAATACTAATCACATTAATAATGACCCACAGTAGCCAGTTTTCTACATACTTACGCGTCATCAAGATCATTGCGACGACAGAAAGTATGGTCATTGCAGAATCCCAGAATGGGAATGCATCCGGTTCTATCGTAGGCATCGCAAGGTTGGCACCAAACAGATTTAACAACTCGACTGCCCATCTTGCTAGTACGCCAAATACTGCATCAATATTAAATGTGAGATAAATAATAGCAACGACTGAAATAACCAGTGTTATAGCCGCTTTTGGTAAGCTCAACCAACGAATTTTTAACTCTGCTTGCTGCGAACTGGTGACCCTACTCCATGCATACCAGCCATAAATATTGGCGACAAAGAAAAATATCTGTAGCAATAGATTTGCATATAGCTGAATTTGAAAGAAAATAACTGCAAACAGAGAAACGTTAATTAGCCCAAACAGATAATTAATCGTTTTTTCTAAGCTGGCAAGCAAGATACAAAGTAAGCCGGCAATGGTCCCCACGGCTTCAATGTAAGATAAATCATAAACTGAACCCCATAGCGGGATCTGCACTAACGTATTGGCTGTACTAAAGAAATCCATCCCAAAAATCCTTTATAAGTGATCGTTAATGTTGTATTGCTCAGTACTTCATTAAATTGAATTTATTATTTTAGACTCTCTGCAAAATCTAGCATCTTATTTAATGGTCGTAATGCTTTTTCTCGTAATATCTCACTGACATGAATTTGATGATCTTGCGTATTCCCTTCTAAAGCGTCAGCAATCGCTTTTAAGCCATTCATTGCCATCCAAGGGCAATGTGCACAAGTACGGCATGTAGCGCCCTCACCCGCTGTTGGAGCGATGTAAAGCGTCTTCTCGGGGCAAGCTTGCTGCATTTTGTAAAAAATACCTTTATC of Providencia rettgeri contains these proteins:
- the pnuC gene encoding Nicotinamide riboside transporter pnuC; its protein translation is MDFFSTANTLVQIPLWGSVYDLSYIEAVGTIAGLLCILLASLEKTINYLFGLINVSLFAVIFFQIQLYANLLLQIFFFVANIYGWYAWSRVTSSQQAELKIRWLSLPKAAITLVISVVAIIYLTFNIDAVFGVLARWAVELLNLFGANLAMPTIEPDAFPFWDSAMTILSVVAMILMTRKYVENWLLWVIINVISIVIFFIQGVYAMSLEYIILLGIALNGSRLWIKSAKENGSLPISRT